Proteins co-encoded in one Hemibagrus wyckioides isolate EC202008001 linkage group LG26, SWU_Hwy_1.0, whole genome shotgun sequence genomic window:
- the raph1b gene encoding ras-associated and pleckstrin homology domains-containing protein 1b isoform X1 — MEQVSDDELDHAAEEDSDKEDQDLDKMFGAWLGELDKLTQSLDDGRQPGKVQKAPLREETNLANFSYRFSMYNINEAINQGEPVDLDALMADLCSIEQELSTIGKPSSSSSSSSSSFSSSSSSKSRQRATQGRSASTRHAGGSSGGSACSSSHASPAGTVRVGGGQSRPMASNFSLDDITAQLERASRSMDEAARQTSESSVSNSQLRRAGSVGGASDQEARSVSRSSHSSVTSVSASSMDSLDIRGQESEAQNQTSTEHASLRRVNGNAARRHLDFSSREGEVDQCTHSYLDRETSLILKSIAGKPSHLLTKEEQAAKAKAEKIRVALEKIKEAQVKKLVIRVHMSDESSKTMMVDERQSVRQVLDSLLDKSHCGYSPDWALVETITELQMERIFEDHENLVENLLNWTRDSQNKLMFIERIEKYALFKNPQNYLLGRKETSEMADRNKEALLEECFCGGSVSVPEIEGVLWLKDDGKKSWKKRYFLLRASGIYFVPKGKAKASKDLVCFLQLDHVNVYYGQDYRSKYKAPTDYCLALKHPQIQKKSQYIKYLCCDDIRTLHQWVNGIRIAKYGKQLYLNYQEAMKRTEAAYDWSSLSSSSIKSGTSSVSNPESQSNHSSQTDSGVSDGTSSTHARSQSVVSSIFSEAWKRGTQMEESTRTRPESTRSSHSIHSVHSGHSSHAHFNTLHLAQQQQHTSASVHLQQQVQPQSNSVPHPHAQSASHPCGSMTQASVQAPTQPAPVQPLPSPAPPQPAPAPPKLSPVVPQPSPVLSQQCPSPSKLSPVLPLPSPVLPQTLPAPQPPPPPPPPPPPPPVCFHHYSGPHIFAKYSTINRLKNASQASKPHPQAQQVLPVPSSQPLKPLMNNIPPGANVPPPPPPPPPAPMPAPGSAMAVLKLGPPSPATVSLFSPPPPPSPPLPSPPPASIKSQPLPPPPPIMTQSQPLPPPPPQVSIQSHPLPPPPPPAPTQAHSFPPPPAPTQAHSFPPPPPPAPTQAHSFPPPPPPAPTQAHSFPPPPPPAPVQSHFFPPPPPPATIQSHAFPPPPASIQCQPLPPPPPPAPIQSHPLPPPPVSIQSKLFPPPPPPAPLQSEGFPPPPPPLQANSLPPPPPLQPAPHPLTSNGLKHVLAQRFPSIPKDVSPPGSQTQSPPPPPPPPPPPPPTPPAPPLPPQQPFAPAPPPPPPPPPPPPSAPGPPRALPKTFFGGFPPQTAPKPSGVSMQVSPVAPLLPGPPTPPPPPPPPPPPAPVKTHPPATLPKQQSITKTMPPLNQTSTTSSLVKQIASQFPGAVPIVANHVEGHKPLLSAPAVKTKPKWQPGGQVQQQQRSPEFPPPPPDTTLTFPPPPAPCPPPPPPPGPAPPPPPPLPPAQLSSPVKASSGSYGGIKKPPPTPLRNSSVKFNSSDEYQESRRNLVSKFSPSSVSAGPVSSGSPSKDSYAGPPAPPKPGKLNFANLPLALQNRVSQNQQTNTHFSSHAPTENNSFPPPPPPPPPPPPPPNISNLPPPPPLPGTPKVAVVNPQPQPAWSKNSLKKTAPATSIRRNNTPEPPPPPLQGGPAPPTSPKGSSQPNFLEDLHRTLKRKSLRNSAAKVDPVATMDDMVLPPPPPELLDQQRLSGSGYMSNNISGYATIRRGPPPAPPKRDNSTKLTN; from the exons atggagCAGGTATCGGACGATGAGCTGGACCATGCTGCGGAGGAGGACAGCGATAAGGAGGATCAGGACCTGGACAAGATGTTTGGAGCCTGGCTAGGAGAGCTGGACAAACTCACACAG AGCTTGGATGATGGACGTCAACCAGGAAAAGTTCAGAAAGCTCCTCTCAGAGAAGAGACCAACCTGGCCAACTTCTCCTACCGATTCTCCATGTACAACATCAAcg AAGCCATAAACCAGGGTGAGCCGGTGGACCTGGACGCCCTCATGGCCGACTTGTGCTCCATCGAACAGGAGCTCAGCACCATCGGCAagccttcctcctcctcctcctcttcctcctcgtctttctcttcctcctcttcctcgaAGTCTCGCCAGCGGGCTACACAAGGGCGTTCGGCCAGCACCCGTCATGCCGGAGGGAGCAGTGGGGGGAGCGCGTGCAGCAGCAGCCACGCCTCACCAGCAGGTACAGTACGAGTGGGAGGCGGCCAGAGCCGACCGATGGCCTCCAACTTCTCTCTGGACGACATCACGGCCCAGCTGGAGCGGGCATCGCGGAGCATGGACGAAGCCGCTCGTCAGACCTCGGAGTCTTCCGTGAGCAACTCTCAGCTCAGGCGCGCGGGCTCGGTGGGCGGGGCCAGCGACCAGGAGGCGCGCTCTGTCAGCCGCTCATCTCACTCCAGCGTCACCTCCGTCTCCGCCTCCAGCATGGACTCGCTGGACATAAGGGGGCAGGAGAGTGAGGCGCAGAACCAAACGAGCACAGAG CATGCCTCACTGAGAAGAGTCAATGGTAACGCTGCCAGACGGCACCTAGACTTCTCCTCCCGCGAGGGGGAAGTGGATCAGTgcact CACTCCTACCTGGACAGGGAGACCTCTCTGATTCTCAAAAGCATTGCAGGAAAGCCCTCTCACCTGCTGACCAAG GAGGAGCAGGCTGCCAAAGCAAAGGCGGAAAAAATTCGTGTGGCTCTGGAGAAAATTAAGGAAGCACAGGTCAAAAAG CTGGTGATCCGTGTGCACATGTCAGACGAGAGCTCGAAGACGATGATGGTGGATGAGCGGCAGAGCGTGAGGCAGGTGCTGGACAGCCTGCTGGATAAGTCCCACTGCGGATACAGTCCCGACTGGGCTCTGGTGGAGACCATTACCGAACTACAGATGG AGCGTATATTTGAGGACCACGAGAACCTGGTGGAGAACCTGCTTAACTGGACCAGAGACAGCCAGAACAAGCTCATGTTCATCGAGCGTATTGAGAAGTACGCACTCTTCAAGAACCCGCAG AACTACCTACTGGGAAGAAAAGAGACATCGGAGATGGCTGATAGAAACAAGGAGGCACTGCtggag GAATGTTTCTGTGGTGGCTCGGTATCAGTGCCCGAGATCGAAGGAGTGCTCTGGCTGAAGGATGATGGGAAAAAGTCCTGGAAGAAGCGCTACTTCTTACTACGCGCGTCTGGGATTTACTTTGTGCCTAAGGGCAAagccaag GCCTCTAAAGACTTGGTGTGCTTCCTGCAACTGGATCATGTGAATGTTTATTATGGACAAGACTACCGGAGCAAGTATAAAGCCCCTACTGACTACTGCCTCGCCCttaag CATCCTCAGATTCAGAAGAAGTCGCAATACATCAAGTATCTGTGCTGCGATGATATCAGAACCCTGCACCAGTGGGTCAACGGGATCCGCATTGCTAAG TACGGGAAACAGCTGTACCTGAACTATCAGGAAGCTATGAAGCGCACCGAGGCCGCCTACGACTGGTCTTCTCTATCCAGCTCCAGCATCAAGTCTGGCACCAGCTCAGTCAGCAACCCTG AGTCGCAGTCCAACCACTCCAGTCAGACGGACAGCGGGGTGTCAGATGGCACCTCGTCCACGCATGCCCGCTCACAGAGCGTGGTCAGCTCCATCTTCTCTGAAGCCTGGAAGAGAGGCACGCAGATGGAGGAGAGTACCAGG ACAAGACCAGAGTCAACACGCTCAAGCCACTCTATCCACAGTGTCCATAGTGGCCACTCCAGCCATGCTCACTTCAACACTCTCCATTtggcacagcagcagcagcatacATCTGCCTCAGTACATTTACAGCAGCAAGTGCAGCCTCAGTCAAATTCAGTGCCACACCCACATGCACAGTCAGCCTCACATCCTTGTGGTAGCATGACTCAAGCATCAGTTCAGGCTCCTACCCAGCCTGCTCCAGTTCAACCCCTGCCATCTCCAGCTCCTCCTCAGCCCGCTCCGGCTCCACCCAAGCTCTCTCCAGTGGTACCCCAGCCCTCTCCAGTTCTGTCCCAGCAATGTCCTTCTCCATCCAAGCTTTCTCCAGTTTTGCCCCTGCCCTCTCCAGTTCTGCCCCAAACCTTGCCAGCTCCtcaaccaccaccaccgccaccacctccaccaccccCTCCTCCTGTCTGTTTCCATCATTACTCAGGTCCTCATATATTTGCCAAATATAGCACCATCAACCGCCTGAAGAATGCCTCTCAGGCTTCTAAGCCACACCCCCAAGCACAGCAGGTGCTTCCAGTACCATCCTCTCAGCCTTTGAAGCCTCTCATGAACAATATTCCACCAGGAGCAAATGTcccacccccaccacctcctcctccaccagcaCCCATGCCTGCTCCAGGTTCAGCCATGGCTGTCTTGAAACTTGGCCCCCCAAGCCCAGCCACTGTGTCTCTGTTCtccccaccacccccaccatcccCACCACTGCCATCTCCACCTCCAGCATCCATCAAATCCCAACCTcttccacctccacctccaatAATGACCCAGTCCCAACCtctaccaccacctccacctcaaGTATCCATCCAGTCTCACCCTCTTcccccacctccacctccagcaCCTACGCAGGCTCACTCTTTTCCTCCACCTCCAGCACCTACGCAGGCTCACTCttttcctccacctccacctccagcaCCTACGCAGGCCCACTCttttcctccacctccacctccagcaCCTACGCAGGCCCACTCttttcctccacctccacctccagcaCCTGTCCAATCCCACTTTTTCCCgccacctccacctccagcaACTATCCAGTCTCATGCTTTCCCCCCACCTCCAGCATCTATCCAGTGTCAAcctttaccaccaccaccacctccagcACCTATTCAATCCCAccctcttcctccacctccaGTATCTATCCAGTCCAAGCTttttcctccacctccaccaccagccCCCTTGCAGTCTGAGGGTtttccacctcctccacctccactgcAAGCCAACAGCCTGCCTCCGCCACCCCCACTTCAACCAGCCCCACATCCATTAACATCTAATGGACTCAAACACGTTCTGGCCCAGAGGTTCCCTAGCATACCCAAGGATGTGTCTCCACCAGGCAGTCAAACTCAGTCACCGCCAccccctccacctcctccaccaccaccaccccccacTCCTCCTGCCCCTCCTCTCCCACCTCAGCAGCCTTTTGCTCCAGCGCCACCTccccctccaccacctccacctccccCACCATCTGCCCCAGGGCCACCTCGGGCATTGCCCAAAACTTTCTTTGGAGGATTTCCACCTCAAACTGCACCAAAACCATCAGGCGTCTCCATGCAGGTGTCTCCAGTTGCTCCTCTTCTTCCAGGTCCTCcaacacctcctcctccaccaccacctccacctcctcctgcaCCAGTTAAAACCCATCCACCAGCTACACTACCCAAGCAGCAGAGCATCACCAAGACGATGCCTCCTTTAAACCAGACCTCCACTACATCATCTTTGGTCAAACAGATTGCCAGCCAGTTTCCGGGTGCTGTTCCCATAGTGGCCAACCATGTAGAGGGTCACAAACCCCTGCTATCCGCACCTGCAGTTAAGACTAAACCAAAATGGCAACCTGGAGGACAAGTTCAGCAACAGCAGCGTTCACCTGAGtttccaccaccacctccagaTACTACACTCACTttcccaccaccaccagccccatgtccacctcctccacctcccccAGGTCCagcacctccacctccacctccactgcCCCCTGCACAGTTAAGTTCCCCAGTGAAGGCTTCCTCTGGATCCTATGGTGGGATCAAAAAGCCTCCGCCAACCCCTCTACGCAACTCCAGTGTCAAGTTCAACTCTTCAGATGAATACCAGGAGTCCCGTCGAAATCTAGTGAGCAAGTTCAGCCCCAGCTCAGTGTCTGCTGGTCCAGTATCTTCTGGGTCTCCTTCCAAGGACTCTTATGCTGGACCACCTGCACCACCTAAACCTGGCAAGCTGAACTTTGCCAACCTACCACTGGCTTTGCAGAACAGAGTAAGTCAAAATCAGCAGACCAACACACATTTTTCCTCTCATGCCCCAACTGAGAATAACAGTtttcctcctccccctcctcctcctcctcctcctcctccacctccaaaCATATCTAATctcccacctccaccaccactaccaGGCACCCCAAAAGTAGCTGTGGTGAACCCCCAGCCCCAGCCTGCTTGGAGCAAGAATTCCCTGAAGAAGACGGCACCTGCTACATCTATACGGCGCAACAATACTCCTGAGCCTCCACCCCCACCTCTGCAGGGAGGGCCAGCACCTCCGACTTCCCCAAAGGGAAGTTCTCAGCCAAACTTTCTAGAGGACTTGCACCGGACACTGAAGCGCAAATCTTTGCGAAACTCTGCAGCCAAGGTGGACCCTGTGGCCACCATGGATGACATGGTATtgcctccacctcctccagAGCTTCTTGACCAGCAGAGACTTAGTGGGAGTGGGTATATGTCCAACAACATCTCTGGCTATGCAACAATAAGGCGAGGCCCACCTCCTGCCCCACCTAAACGGGACAACAGCACCAAACTGACAAACTGA
- the raph1b gene encoding ras-associated and pleckstrin homology domains-containing protein 1b isoform X2, whose amino-acid sequence MEQVSDDELDHAAEEDSDKEDQDLDKMFGAWLGELDKLTQSLDDGRQPGKVQKAPLREETNLANFSYRFSMYNINEAINQGEPVDLDALMADLCSIEQELSTIGKPSSSSSSSSSSFSSSSSSKSRQRATQGRSASTRHAGGSSGGSACSSSHASPAGTVRVGGGQSRPMASNFSLDDITAQLERASRSMDEAARQTSESSVSNSQLRRAGSVGGASDQEARSVSRSSHSSVTSVSASSMDSLDIRGQESEAQNQTSTEHSYLDRETSLILKSIAGKPSHLLTKEEQAAKAKAEKIRVALEKIKEAQVKKLVIRVHMSDESSKTMMVDERQSVRQVLDSLLDKSHCGYSPDWALVETITELQMERIFEDHENLVENLLNWTRDSQNKLMFIERIEKYALFKNPQNYLLGRKETSEMADRNKEALLEECFCGGSVSVPEIEGVLWLKDDGKKSWKKRYFLLRASGIYFVPKGKAKASKDLVCFLQLDHVNVYYGQDYRSKYKAPTDYCLALKHPQIQKKSQYIKYLCCDDIRTLHQWVNGIRIAKYGKQLYLNYQEAMKRTEAAYDWSSLSSSSIKSGTSSVSNPESQSNHSSQTDSGVSDGTSSTHARSQSVVSSIFSEAWKRGTQMEESTRTRPESTRSSHSIHSVHSGHSSHAHFNTLHLAQQQQHTSASVHLQQQVQPQSNSVPHPHAQSASHPCGSMTQASVQAPTQPAPVQPLPSPAPPQPAPAPPKLSPVVPQPSPVLSQQCPSPSKLSPVLPLPSPVLPQTLPAPQPPPPPPPPPPPPPVCFHHYSGPHIFAKYSTINRLKNASQASKPHPQAQQVLPVPSSQPLKPLMNNIPPGANVPPPPPPPPPAPMPAPGSAMAVLKLGPPSPATVSLFSPPPPPSPPLPSPPPASIKSQPLPPPPPIMTQSQPLPPPPPQVSIQSHPLPPPPPPAPTQAHSFPPPPAPTQAHSFPPPPPPAPTQAHSFPPPPPPAPTQAHSFPPPPPPAPVQSHFFPPPPPPATIQSHAFPPPPASIQCQPLPPPPPPAPIQSHPLPPPPVSIQSKLFPPPPPPAPLQSEGFPPPPPPLQANSLPPPPPLQPAPHPLTSNGLKHVLAQRFPSIPKDVSPPGSQTQSPPPPPPPPPPPPPTPPAPPLPPQQPFAPAPPPPPPPPPPPPSAPGPPRALPKTFFGGFPPQTAPKPSGVSMQVSPVAPLLPGPPTPPPPPPPPPPPAPVKTHPPATLPKQQSITKTMPPLNQTSTTSSLVKQIASQFPGAVPIVANHVEGHKPLLSAPAVKTKPKWQPGGQVQQQQRSPEFPPPPPDTTLTFPPPPAPCPPPPPPPGPAPPPPPPLPPAQLSSPVKASSGSYGGIKKPPPTPLRNSSVKFNSSDEYQESRRNLVSKFSPSSVSAGPVSSGSPSKDSYAGPPAPPKPGKLNFANLPLALQNRVSQNQQTNTHFSSHAPTENNSFPPPPPPPPPPPPPPNISNLPPPPPLPGTPKVAVVNPQPQPAWSKNSLKKTAPATSIRRNNTPEPPPPPLQGGPAPPTSPKGSSQPNFLEDLHRTLKRKSLRNSAAKVDPVATMDDMVLPPPPPELLDQQRLSGSGYMSNNISGYATIRRGPPPAPPKRDNSTKLTN is encoded by the exons atggagCAGGTATCGGACGATGAGCTGGACCATGCTGCGGAGGAGGACAGCGATAAGGAGGATCAGGACCTGGACAAGATGTTTGGAGCCTGGCTAGGAGAGCTGGACAAACTCACACAG AGCTTGGATGATGGACGTCAACCAGGAAAAGTTCAGAAAGCTCCTCTCAGAGAAGAGACCAACCTGGCCAACTTCTCCTACCGATTCTCCATGTACAACATCAAcg AAGCCATAAACCAGGGTGAGCCGGTGGACCTGGACGCCCTCATGGCCGACTTGTGCTCCATCGAACAGGAGCTCAGCACCATCGGCAagccttcctcctcctcctcctcttcctcctcgtctttctcttcctcctcttcctcgaAGTCTCGCCAGCGGGCTACACAAGGGCGTTCGGCCAGCACCCGTCATGCCGGAGGGAGCAGTGGGGGGAGCGCGTGCAGCAGCAGCCACGCCTCACCAGCAGGTACAGTACGAGTGGGAGGCGGCCAGAGCCGACCGATGGCCTCCAACTTCTCTCTGGACGACATCACGGCCCAGCTGGAGCGGGCATCGCGGAGCATGGACGAAGCCGCTCGTCAGACCTCGGAGTCTTCCGTGAGCAACTCTCAGCTCAGGCGCGCGGGCTCGGTGGGCGGGGCCAGCGACCAGGAGGCGCGCTCTGTCAGCCGCTCATCTCACTCCAGCGTCACCTCCGTCTCCGCCTCCAGCATGGACTCGCTGGACATAAGGGGGCAGGAGAGTGAGGCGCAGAACCAAACGAGCACAGAG CACTCCTACCTGGACAGGGAGACCTCTCTGATTCTCAAAAGCATTGCAGGAAAGCCCTCTCACCTGCTGACCAAG GAGGAGCAGGCTGCCAAAGCAAAGGCGGAAAAAATTCGTGTGGCTCTGGAGAAAATTAAGGAAGCACAGGTCAAAAAG CTGGTGATCCGTGTGCACATGTCAGACGAGAGCTCGAAGACGATGATGGTGGATGAGCGGCAGAGCGTGAGGCAGGTGCTGGACAGCCTGCTGGATAAGTCCCACTGCGGATACAGTCCCGACTGGGCTCTGGTGGAGACCATTACCGAACTACAGATGG AGCGTATATTTGAGGACCACGAGAACCTGGTGGAGAACCTGCTTAACTGGACCAGAGACAGCCAGAACAAGCTCATGTTCATCGAGCGTATTGAGAAGTACGCACTCTTCAAGAACCCGCAG AACTACCTACTGGGAAGAAAAGAGACATCGGAGATGGCTGATAGAAACAAGGAGGCACTGCtggag GAATGTTTCTGTGGTGGCTCGGTATCAGTGCCCGAGATCGAAGGAGTGCTCTGGCTGAAGGATGATGGGAAAAAGTCCTGGAAGAAGCGCTACTTCTTACTACGCGCGTCTGGGATTTACTTTGTGCCTAAGGGCAAagccaag GCCTCTAAAGACTTGGTGTGCTTCCTGCAACTGGATCATGTGAATGTTTATTATGGACAAGACTACCGGAGCAAGTATAAAGCCCCTACTGACTACTGCCTCGCCCttaag CATCCTCAGATTCAGAAGAAGTCGCAATACATCAAGTATCTGTGCTGCGATGATATCAGAACCCTGCACCAGTGGGTCAACGGGATCCGCATTGCTAAG TACGGGAAACAGCTGTACCTGAACTATCAGGAAGCTATGAAGCGCACCGAGGCCGCCTACGACTGGTCTTCTCTATCCAGCTCCAGCATCAAGTCTGGCACCAGCTCAGTCAGCAACCCTG AGTCGCAGTCCAACCACTCCAGTCAGACGGACAGCGGGGTGTCAGATGGCACCTCGTCCACGCATGCCCGCTCACAGAGCGTGGTCAGCTCCATCTTCTCTGAAGCCTGGAAGAGAGGCACGCAGATGGAGGAGAGTACCAGG ACAAGACCAGAGTCAACACGCTCAAGCCACTCTATCCACAGTGTCCATAGTGGCCACTCCAGCCATGCTCACTTCAACACTCTCCATTtggcacagcagcagcagcatacATCTGCCTCAGTACATTTACAGCAGCAAGTGCAGCCTCAGTCAAATTCAGTGCCACACCCACATGCACAGTCAGCCTCACATCCTTGTGGTAGCATGACTCAAGCATCAGTTCAGGCTCCTACCCAGCCTGCTCCAGTTCAACCCCTGCCATCTCCAGCTCCTCCTCAGCCCGCTCCGGCTCCACCCAAGCTCTCTCCAGTGGTACCCCAGCCCTCTCCAGTTCTGTCCCAGCAATGTCCTTCTCCATCCAAGCTTTCTCCAGTTTTGCCCCTGCCCTCTCCAGTTCTGCCCCAAACCTTGCCAGCTCCtcaaccaccaccaccgccaccacctccaccaccccCTCCTCCTGTCTGTTTCCATCATTACTCAGGTCCTCATATATTTGCCAAATATAGCACCATCAACCGCCTGAAGAATGCCTCTCAGGCTTCTAAGCCACACCCCCAAGCACAGCAGGTGCTTCCAGTACCATCCTCTCAGCCTTTGAAGCCTCTCATGAACAATATTCCACCAGGAGCAAATGTcccacccccaccacctcctcctccaccagcaCCCATGCCTGCTCCAGGTTCAGCCATGGCTGTCTTGAAACTTGGCCCCCCAAGCCCAGCCACTGTGTCTCTGTTCtccccaccacccccaccatcccCACCACTGCCATCTCCACCTCCAGCATCCATCAAATCCCAACCTcttccacctccacctccaatAATGACCCAGTCCCAACCtctaccaccacctccacctcaaGTATCCATCCAGTCTCACCCTCTTcccccacctccacctccagcaCCTACGCAGGCTCACTCTTTTCCTCCACCTCCAGCACCTACGCAGGCTCACTCttttcctccacctccacctccagcaCCTACGCAGGCCCACTCttttcctccacctccacctccagcaCCTACGCAGGCCCACTCttttcctccacctccacctccagcaCCTGTCCAATCCCACTTTTTCCCgccacctccacctccagcaACTATCCAGTCTCATGCTTTCCCCCCACCTCCAGCATCTATCCAGTGTCAAcctttaccaccaccaccacctccagcACCTATTCAATCCCAccctcttcctccacctccaGTATCTATCCAGTCCAAGCTttttcctccacctccaccaccagccCCCTTGCAGTCTGAGGGTtttccacctcctccacctccactgcAAGCCAACAGCCTGCCTCCGCCACCCCCACTTCAACCAGCCCCACATCCATTAACATCTAATGGACTCAAACACGTTCTGGCCCAGAGGTTCCCTAGCATACCCAAGGATGTGTCTCCACCAGGCAGTCAAACTCAGTCACCGCCAccccctccacctcctccaccaccaccaccccccacTCCTCCTGCCCCTCCTCTCCCACCTCAGCAGCCTTTTGCTCCAGCGCCACCTccccctccaccacctccacctccccCACCATCTGCCCCAGGGCCACCTCGGGCATTGCCCAAAACTTTCTTTGGAGGATTTCCACCTCAAACTGCACCAAAACCATCAGGCGTCTCCATGCAGGTGTCTCCAGTTGCTCCTCTTCTTCCAGGTCCTCcaacacctcctcctccaccaccacctccacctcctcctgcaCCAGTTAAAACCCATCCACCAGCTACACTACCCAAGCAGCAGAGCATCACCAAGACGATGCCTCCTTTAAACCAGACCTCCACTACATCATCTTTGGTCAAACAGATTGCCAGCCAGTTTCCGGGTGCTGTTCCCATAGTGGCCAACCATGTAGAGGGTCACAAACCCCTGCTATCCGCACCTGCAGTTAAGACTAAACCAAAATGGCAACCTGGAGGACAAGTTCAGCAACAGCAGCGTTCACCTGAGtttccaccaccacctccagaTACTACACTCACTttcccaccaccaccagccccatgtccacctcctccacctcccccAGGTCCagcacctccacctccacctccactgcCCCCTGCACAGTTAAGTTCCCCAGTGAAGGCTTCCTCTGGATCCTATGGTGGGATCAAAAAGCCTCCGCCAACCCCTCTACGCAACTCCAGTGTCAAGTTCAACTCTTCAGATGAATACCAGGAGTCCCGTCGAAATCTAGTGAGCAAGTTCAGCCCCAGCTCAGTGTCTGCTGGTCCAGTATCTTCTGGGTCTCCTTCCAAGGACTCTTATGCTGGACCACCTGCACCACCTAAACCTGGCAAGCTGAACTTTGCCAACCTACCACTGGCTTTGCAGAACAGAGTAAGTCAAAATCAGCAGACCAACACACATTTTTCCTCTCATGCCCCAACTGAGAATAACAGTtttcctcctccccctcctcctcctcctcctcctcctccacctccaaaCATATCTAATctcccacctccaccaccactaccaGGCACCCCAAAAGTAGCTGTGGTGAACCCCCAGCCCCAGCCTGCTTGGAGCAAGAATTCCCTGAAGAAGACGGCACCTGCTACATCTATACGGCGCAACAATACTCCTGAGCCTCCACCCCCACCTCTGCAGGGAGGGCCAGCACCTCCGACTTCCCCAAAGGGAAGTTCTCAGCCAAACTTTCTAGAGGACTTGCACCGGACACTGAAGCGCAAATCTTTGCGAAACTCTGCAGCCAAGGTGGACCCTGTGGCCACCATGGATGACATGGTATtgcctccacctcctccagAGCTTCTTGACCAGCAGAGACTTAGTGGGAGTGGGTATATGTCCAACAACATCTCTGGCTATGCAACAATAAGGCGAGGCCCACCTCCTGCCCCACCTAAACGGGACAACAGCACCAAACTGACAAACTGA